From Candidatus Goldiibacteriota bacterium, the proteins below share one genomic window:
- a CDS encoding ATP-binding cassette domain-containing protein, whose protein sequence is MLKGKIVEFRNLTVLRDRKILNRVSFDIEEGCHTAIIGPNGSGKSTLINLITRKFYPLADEPDYKMSIWGRDDWNVMELKKLLGIVSDTLSRDFEEDMPVKEAVLSGFFSSVGLFHVKVTPKMKELADKSLRFMGIKKLENESVEALSSGEKRKMLIARALVHSPKALILDEPANGLDIVAAEKFRRTMRKLCRKTTVIIATNDFFDIIPEIKKVIMIKNGRIFKQGSKKELMTLKNLSRLFGGKIPSSLLNRWRA, encoded by the coding sequence ATCTTGAAAGGTAAAATAGTTGAATTCAGGAATTTGACAGTTTTAAGGGACAGAAAAATATTAAACCGTGTCTCTTTTGACATAGAAGAAGGGTGCCATACGGCGATTATAGGGCCCAACGGTTCCGGTAAATCCACGCTTATTAATCTTATTACCAGAAAATTTTATCCGCTTGCGGACGAGCCGGATTATAAAATGAGTATCTGGGGCAGGGATGACTGGAATGTTATGGAGTTAAAAAAACTGCTGGGTATTGTTTCAGACACTTTGTCCCGTGATTTTGAAGAGGATATGCCGGTGAAAGAAGCGGTGTTATCCGGTTTTTTTTCCAGCGTCGGGCTTTTTCACGTCAAAGTGACTCCGAAAATGAAAGAACTTGCGGATAAAAGTTTAAGGTTTATGGGGATAAAAAAACTGGAAAATGAATCGGTGGAAGCGCTTTCTTCGGGAGAAAAAAGGAAAATGTTGATAGCAAGGGCGCTTGTACACTCACCCAAAGCGCTGATACTGGACGAGCCTGCAAACGGCCTTGATATTGTTGCCGCGGAAAAATTCAGGCGGACAATGAGAAAACTATGCAGAAAGACAACGGTCATAATAGCCACAAATGATTTTTTTGATATAATTCCCGAGATTAAAAAAGTTATTATGATTAAAAACGGCAGAATCTTCAAGCAGGGTTCAAAGAAAGAATTAATGACATTAAAAAATCTGTCGCGGCTTTTCGGCGGAAAAATTCCTTCGTCTTTATTAAACAGGTGGCGCGCATGA
- the miaB gene encoding tRNA (N6-isopentenyl adenosine(37)-C2)-methylthiotransferase MiaB → MKVYIHTFGCQMNEYDSERMAGVLELAGHEIVYSEGEADAIIINTCTVRNLAEEKAYSYAGRFVTDKKVIITGCLAEIKKEELIKKFPTLHAVVGTYNFANIGKVITAGKGKVLFGAAEEGYGKDVKRPGGVSGYLAIMQGCDNFCSYCIVPYARGRERSRSLDGIIAEMHKMASDGFVEVILLGQNVNSYKDSKTGVNFSGLLKEAARVDGIERIRFMTSHPKDLSRELVETVGALDKVCNHIHLAVQSGSDRVLKNMNRKYTRQQFLDKLEMIREIIPGVCITTDVMVGFPGETQSDFEDTVSLLEKARFDSAYMFKYSPRQGTEAFKMKDGTDKDEKARRINYVLELQKHISENINSAEIGKEIKALGIIAADRYKGEIEATLESGKKVFCPGDKSLIGKIFKVKITGLKGMSFSGETVK, encoded by the coding sequence ATGAAAGTATACATACACACCTTCGGGTGCCAGATGAATGAGTATGACTCTGAAAGAATGGCGGGAGTGCTTGAACTTGCCGGCCATGAAATTGTATACAGCGAGGGTGAAGCTGACGCTATTATTATAAATACCTGCACGGTGCGCAATCTTGCCGAAGAAAAAGCTTATTCATACGCGGGGCGGTTTGTTACGGATAAAAAGGTAATCATAACCGGATGCCTTGCGGAGATAAAAAAAGAAGAACTGATAAAAAAATTTCCCACGCTGCACGCGGTGGTAGGGACATATAATTTTGCCAATATAGGAAAAGTAATAACAGCCGGAAAAGGCAAAGTGCTCTTTGGCGCCGCTGAAGAGGGTTACGGTAAAGACGTTAAAAGGCCGGGCGGGGTATCGGGATATCTTGCCATAATGCAGGGGTGTGACAACTTTTGTTCGTACTGTATCGTCCCATACGCAAGGGGAAGGGAAAGAAGCAGAAGCCTGGACGGCATTATTGCCGAAATGCATAAAATGGCATCTGACGGATTTGTGGAAGTAATACTTCTTGGACAGAACGTGAATTCATATAAAGACAGCAAGACAGGGGTTAATTTTTCGGGCCTTCTGAAAGAAGCGGCAAGAGTTGACGGAATTGAACGCATAAGGTTTATGACTTCGCATCCAAAAGATTTAAGCAGGGAACTTGTGGAAACTGTCGGCGCGCTTGATAAGGTGTGCAATCACATACACCTTGCCGTGCAGTCCGGGTCTGACAGAGTTTTAAAAAATATGAACAGAAAATATACAAGGCAGCAGTTTCTGGACAAACTTGAAATGATACGGGAAATAATACCGGGTGTGTGCATAACGACAGATGTGATGGTGGGTTTTCCGGGAGAGACACAAAGTGATTTTGAAGATACAGTATCACTGCTTGAAAAAGCGCGGTTTGATTCCGCGTACATGTTCAAATATTCCCCAAGGCAGGGGACAGAGGCATTTAAAATGAAGGATGGCACGGATAAGGATGAAAAGGCCCGCAGAATCAATTATGTGCTTGAATTACAGAAACATATAAGCGAAAATATAAACAGCGCTGAAATAGGAAAAGAAATCAAAGCGCTGGGAATAATTGCGGCTGACAGGTACAAAGGCGAAATAGAGGCCACCCTTGAAAGCGGTAAAAAGGTATTCTGCCCGGGAGATAAAAGCCTTATAGGAAAGATATTTAAAGTTAAAATCACGGGGTTAAAAGGAATGTCCTT